In Nerophis ophidion isolate RoL-2023_Sa linkage group LG02, RoL_Noph_v1.0, whole genome shotgun sequence, one DNA window encodes the following:
- the LOC133543595 gene encoding peroxisome proliferator-activated receptor gamma-like isoform X1, giving the protein MQTPGTDYNYQTGHSFSDMVDTQQLFAWPVGFSPSTADLLELDDSSHSAHMTTFDYATISSSSSSSLSPSLVASMSSVDMAYDPSPPQREDRLTNLDYTSMHGYRTQADAHNFIKMEPESPPQQADSLSVSKLPDDTSTPALNIECRVCGDKASGFHYGVHACEGCKGFFRRTIRLKLVYDHCDLHCRIHKKSRNKCQYCRFQKCLNVGMSHNAIRFGRMPQAEKEKLLAEFSSDIEHIHPEAADLRALAKHLYEAYLKYFPLTKAKARAILSGKTGDNAVRSTTLRYCFFFFFCCFAFTHRFTFIMQIQ; this is encoded by the exons ACATGGTGGACACCCAGCAGCTCTTCGCCTGGCCGGTGGGCTTCAGTCCGAGCACCGCGGATCTGCTCGAGCTGGACGACAGCAGCCACTCGGCGCACATGACGACGTTTGACTACGCCAccatctcctcctcttcctcctcctccctgTCGCCCTCGCTGGTGGCCTCCATGTCCTCCGTCGACATGGCCTACGACCCAAGTCCTCCGCAGAGAGAGGACCGCTTAACCAACCTGGACTACACCAGCATGCACGGCTACAGGACCCAGGCGGACGCACACA ATTTCATCAAGATGGAGCCAGAGTCGCCTCCTCAACAGGCCGACAGTCTATCGGTCTCCAAGCTACCGGATGACACCTCGACTCCAGCACTCAACATCGAGTGCCGTGTGTGTGGAGATAAAGCTTCTGGCTTTCACTACGGCGTGCACGCCTGTGAAGGATGTAAG GGTTTCTTCAGGCGCACCATCAGGTTGAAGCTGGTGTACGATCACTGCGACCTCCACTGTCGCATTCACAAGAAGTCCCGCAACAAATGTCAATACTGTCGCTTCCAGAAGTGCTTGAACGTCGGCATGTCACACAACG CTATTCGCTTTGGCCGGATGCCGCAGGCGGAAAAAGAGAAACTTCTAGCGGAGTTCTCATCGGACATTGAGCACATTCATCCGGAGGCAGCAGATCTGAGGGCCTTGGCCAAACATTTGTATGAAGCCTATCTGAAGTACTTCCCCCTCACCAAGGCCAAGGCCAGGGCCATCCTCTCTGGCAAGACCGGAGACAATGCAGTAAGAAGCACTACGTTgcgttactgtttttttttttttttttgctgctttgCTTTTACACATCGGTTTACATTCATAATGCAAATCCAATGA
- the LOC133543595 gene encoding peroxisome proliferator-activated receptor gamma-like isoform X2 produces MVDTQQLFAWPVGFSPSTADLLELDDSSHSAHMTTFDYATISSSSSSSLSPSLVASMSSVDMAYDPSPPQREDRLTNLDYTSMHGYRTQADAHNFIKMEPESPPQQADSLSVSKLPDDTSTPALNIECRVCGDKASGFHYGVHACEGCKGFFRRTIRLKLVYDHCDLHCRIHKKSRNKCQYCRFQKCLNVGMSHNAIRFGRMPQAEKEKLLAEFSSDIEHIHPEAADLRALAKHLYEAYLKYFPLTKAKARAILSGKTGDNAVRSTTLRYCFFFFFCCFAFTHRFTFIMQIQ; encoded by the exons ATGGTGGACACCCAGCAGCTCTTCGCCTGGCCGGTGGGCTTCAGTCCGAGCACCGCGGATCTGCTCGAGCTGGACGACAGCAGCCACTCGGCGCACATGACGACGTTTGACTACGCCAccatctcctcctcttcctcctcctccctgTCGCCCTCGCTGGTGGCCTCCATGTCCTCCGTCGACATGGCCTACGACCCAAGTCCTCCGCAGAGAGAGGACCGCTTAACCAACCTGGACTACACCAGCATGCACGGCTACAGGACCCAGGCGGACGCACACA ATTTCATCAAGATGGAGCCAGAGTCGCCTCCTCAACAGGCCGACAGTCTATCGGTCTCCAAGCTACCGGATGACACCTCGACTCCAGCACTCAACATCGAGTGCCGTGTGTGTGGAGATAAAGCTTCTGGCTTTCACTACGGCGTGCACGCCTGTGAAGGATGTAAG GGTTTCTTCAGGCGCACCATCAGGTTGAAGCTGGTGTACGATCACTGCGACCTCCACTGTCGCATTCACAAGAAGTCCCGCAACAAATGTCAATACTGTCGCTTCCAGAAGTGCTTGAACGTCGGCATGTCACACAACG CTATTCGCTTTGGCCGGATGCCGCAGGCGGAAAAAGAGAAACTTCTAGCGGAGTTCTCATCGGACATTGAGCACATTCATCCGGAGGCAGCAGATCTGAGGGCCTTGGCCAAACATTTGTATGAAGCCTATCTGAAGTACTTCCCCCTCACCAAGGCCAAGGCCAGGGCCATCCTCTCTGGCAAGACCGGAGACAATGCAGTAAGAAGCACTACGTTgcgttactgtttttttttttttttttgctgctttgCTTTTACACATCGGTTTACATTCATAATGCAAATCCAATGA